Within the Salmo salar chromosome ssa12, Ssal_v3.1, whole genome shotgun sequence genome, the region gactccggataacatgaaaacagccaaaccagctctgctagggcgagtaaaatggtcagagtggggtgttctctcattatgtgtctggaagtagttagcaaactagccaatgttagccagttagcttgggtgcttgactgcattGAGGTCAGAGAGCTTGGATCAACcttactcctcggccagagcgtccagtgtgagCTCTGAATGCTCCGTGAGCTAAATTTACaaacgcccagagcgcactctggcacagTTTGAATTTACTAACACACTCTAAGACAccttatacaacgggtgggtctaatcctgaatgctgattggtaaaaaaaacacattccagccggtgtctattccacaagttctCAACGGCTAACTCTAAGATGTTAAAATGCCTGTTTACTCTTCCATCTGACggcacaatccactgtctcatcagcccagccagacaaTTTATTAACTTGATCTCGACTATAatatctagatgctttttatctCACATTtcatttagactaacatttagttttcaacagcagagacttgtataaaccttgctgtctgtgtctgacatttgcaacattgtttcaatatttaaaTTCGATGTCCCATAATAATGAACAtgtcgggatgagacagacaggcaggcagcttttctcagccataTATCAGCatactttttatggatatatacaaagcaAACTACCAGTTTTCTATTGATAGTtctgtctttccagcttcagttagAATTGATTGTGTATGCTGTGTTGTTCGCTGAAATAGAATTGCCTTTACCATACTTGCTTAATTTCTTTTCCCTCTAGACTGTCATACTATCCATCTCACCGAAGATGCATCTTCACCTGAGCAGCAGCATCGTGAGCAGGAGTGGACCCCCGGTCTAGGCCAGGAGGACCCAGAGCCCACACAGattaaagaggaacaggagctcagaAACAGTCCAGAGAAAGAGCAGCTTCAAGGGCTGGAGTCTGAAACCAAAGGAGAATCCATATATACGCCTCCTTTTGTGAAAAGTAACTGTGATCAGGACCCACCTCAGCCTTCACATCTTCCCCAAACTGTGGACAACAGAGAAGGAGACTCTTTAGCCAGAACCATATCTAATAAGCGTATCAAAATAGAGAATGAAGGAGAAGGCTACAGCACATCAGAACCAACCAGTGACTTACAGCGCATCTTCACCATGAATTCAGACTGTCTTGCAGCTCGGAGTGAAAACAGTGCCCAACCCAATATCAACAATAGAATTCAGAGAGGACTCTCAGAATATGAGGCCCCACAGCCACAGGGAACATATGAAAGAGAAAGCATTGGTCTACACATACACGTTAGAGACCAGAACACCACCAAGCTGCCTCAACAGAGATCCCCCTATCAAGCCCAAGGCATACAGAGAGTGTATCCTTGCCGGGAGTGTGGGAAGTGCTTCAATTTCTCTTGTCAGTTAGAAGTCCACATGCGATGGCACAGCAAGGAAAGACCATTCAGCTGCTCTGTGTGCCGAAAAAGCTTCACCACCATTAGCCTGTTGAGGAGACACCACCgcattcacactggagagaaaccctacCGCTGTCACATTTGTGGGAAATGTTTCAATCAGTCGGCTCACCTGAACACCCACTTTAAAATTCACCCAGGGGAGAGACCACACAGCTGGAAAATTGCTCAGTCAAAACATTAACAGCAGAGACATCTACACTCAGAAGGAGAGTAACATGTACATCTGGGCAGTTTAACTATTGTCTA harbors:
- the LOC106565091 gene encoding zinc finger protein 62 homolog, translating into MVDCENTTHTENKMKKLELLNIFLTERLTTAANEIFGAVKGTIVEYQTEIVRSKEENNHLRKLLDIAVQRVLLQTDCHTIHLTEDASSPEQQHREQEWTPGLGQEDPEPTQIKEEQELRNSPEKEQLQGLESETKGESIYTPPFVKSNCDQDPPQPSHLPQTVDNREGDSLARTISNKRIKIENEGEGYSTSEPTSDLQRIFTMNSDCLAARSENSAQPNINNRIQRGLSEYEAPQPQGTYERESIGLHIHVRDQNTTKLPQQRSPYQAQGIQRVYPCRECGKCFNFSCQLEVHMRWHSKERPFSCSVCRKSFTTISLLRRHHRIHTGEKPYRCHICGKCFNQSAHLNTHFKIHPGERPHSWKIAQSKH